From one Rhizobium sp. CIAT894 genomic stretch:
- the queG gene encoding tRNA epoxyqueuosine(34) reductase QueG, whose amino-acid sequence MPEADRRDDKERRRRDNLTEFVRAESAAKGFDLCRITRPDAIPQAKQRLGEFIDAGRHGTMEWMAETRDRRGDPRTLWSEVKSVVVFGLNYTPEEDPRGILEKPDKAAISVYARNRDYHDVIKGRLKEIATRFAARAGADVKVFVDTAPVMEKPLAAAAGLGWQGKHTNLVSRTHGSWLFLGTMFTTADLAVDAEETDHCGSCRACLDACPTAAFPAPYQIDARRCISYLTIEHKGPIDPDLRVLIGNRIYGCDDCLAACPWNKFASAASEMKLQARKDLKEPSIAFLLTLDDAAFRAFFSGSPVKRIGRDRFVRNLLIAAGNSGETALIAQCRLLAGDASPVVRAMAVWALSRLMEAGEFSLFAAQRADESDGDVLNEWLMAGAG is encoded by the coding sequence ATGCCCGAAGCCGATAGACGAGATGACAAAGAGCGTCGCCGCCGCGACAATTTGACCGAGTTCGTACGGGCGGAATCTGCCGCCAAGGGCTTCGATCTCTGCCGTATCACGCGACCGGACGCGATCCCGCAAGCAAAGCAGCGTCTCGGGGAGTTCATCGATGCCGGGCGCCACGGGACGATGGAGTGGATGGCGGAGACGCGCGACCGGCGCGGCGATCCCCGGACACTCTGGAGCGAGGTGAAATCGGTCGTCGTCTTCGGCCTCAATTATACACCCGAGGAAGATCCGCGCGGCATCCTTGAGAAGCCCGACAAAGCGGCCATCTCCGTCTATGCCCGCAACCGCGATTATCACGACGTCATCAAGGGCCGGCTGAAGGAGATCGCCACGCGTTTTGCGGCGCGGGCCGGCGCCGACGTGAAGGTGTTCGTCGATACCGCGCCCGTCATGGAAAAGCCGCTGGCGGCGGCAGCCGGCTTGGGCTGGCAGGGCAAACACACCAACCTCGTCAGCCGCACGCATGGTTCCTGGCTGTTTCTCGGTACGATGTTCACGACCGCCGATCTTGCCGTCGACGCCGAGGAGACCGATCATTGCGGCTCCTGCCGCGCCTGTCTCGACGCCTGCCCGACCGCCGCCTTTCCGGCGCCTTACCAGATCGACGCACGGCGCTGCATTTCCTATCTCACCATCGAACACAAGGGGCCGATCGACCCCGACCTGCGGGTGCTGATCGGCAACCGCATCTATGGCTGCGACGACTGTCTTGCCGCCTGTCCCTGGAACAAGTTCGCGAGTGCGGCCTCCGAGATGAAGCTGCAGGCGCGGAAAGACCTGAAGGAGCCGTCGATCGCCTTTCTGCTGACGCTTGACGATGCTGCCTTTCGCGCCTTCTTCAGCGGCTCGCCGGTAAAGCGGATCGGCCGCGACCGTTTCGTCCGCAATCTGCTCATCGCTGCCGGCAATTCCGGCGAGACGGCGCTGATTGCTCAATGCCGCCTGCTCGCCGGCGATGCCTCGCCGGTGGTGCGTGCCATGGCGGTCTGGGCGCTTTCGCGGCTGATGGAGGCTGGCGAATTCTCTCTCTTTGCCGCACAAAGGGCTGATGAGAGCGATGGCGACGTGTTGAACGAATGGCTGATGGCAGGAGCGGGCTGA
- a CDS encoding glutathione S-transferase family protein — MPTLYHHPMSSASRFVRLILAEYGYQADLIEEQTWEKRRDFLALNPAGTLPVYVDDSMRALCGATVISEYLDETHGVLKRDRRLLAEDPFQRAEIRRLSEWFMQKMENDVTKPLARERVYKLQMTSDQGGGAPDSKILRTARANIRQHMRYLTWLAGSRQWLAGERMSYADLAAAASISILDYLGEIEWADSPVVKDWYQRLKSRPSFRPMLTERVRGLTPVSHYADLDF; from the coding sequence ATGCCCACGCTTTATCATCATCCCATGTCATCCGCATCTCGCTTCGTCCGGCTGATCCTGGCGGAATACGGCTATCAGGCGGATCTGATCGAGGAGCAGACATGGGAAAAGCGCCGGGATTTCCTGGCGCTCAACCCGGCCGGCACCCTGCCTGTCTATGTCGACGACAGCATGCGGGCGCTCTGCGGCGCAACCGTCATTTCCGAATATCTGGACGAGACGCACGGTGTGCTGAAACGCGACCGGCGGCTGCTCGCCGAGGACCCTTTCCAGCGCGCGGAAATCCGCCGGCTGAGCGAATGGTTCATGCAGAAGATGGAAAACGACGTGACCAAGCCGCTCGCTCGCGAGCGTGTCTACAAGTTGCAGATGACATCAGATCAGGGCGGCGGAGCGCCGGATTCGAAGATTTTGCGCACGGCCCGCGCGAATATCCGCCAGCATATGCGCTATCTCACCTGGCTTGCCGGCTCGCGCCAGTGGCTGGCGGGCGAGCGGATGAGCTATGCCGATCTTGCCGCCGCCGCTTCGATTTCGATCCTCGATTATCTCGGCGAAATCGAGTGGGCGGACTCCCCCGTCGTCAAGGACTGGTATCAGCGGCTGAAATCGCGCCCCTCCTTCCGGCCGATGCTGACCGAGCGGGTGCGCGGCCTGACACCGGTTTCGCATTATGCCGATCTGGATTTCTGA
- a CDS encoding undecaprenyl-diphosphate phosphatase, whose translation MDYINAAILGVIEGITEFLPISSTGHLIIAEQWLGHRSDMFNIVIQAGAILAVTIIYWRRLLDLVLGWRQPENRDYAAKLIVAFLITAILGLVVKKLGFELPETATPIAWALIIGGIWMIFAEWAAARKAPHKEITWLVAILVGIAQIVAGIFPGTSRSGATIFVAMLAGTGNRAAATEFAFLVGIPTMYAASGYELLKTFKDGGAANEDWTALGIAFVVSTIVAFIAVKWLLAYIRSNRFTLFAVYRIILGALLLGMAATGLIA comes from the coding sequence ATGGATTATATCAATGCTGCAATTCTCGGCGTCATCGAGGGGATCACCGAATTTCTCCCGATCTCGAGCACCGGCCACCTGATCATTGCCGAGCAATGGCTCGGACACCGGTCGGACATGTTCAATATCGTCATCCAGGCCGGCGCCATCCTCGCCGTCACCATCATCTACTGGCGCCGCCTGTTGGATCTGGTGCTCGGCTGGCGCCAGCCGGAGAACCGCGATTATGCCGCCAAGCTGATCGTCGCCTTTCTCATCACCGCAATTCTGGGGCTCGTCGTCAAGAAGCTCGGTTTCGAACTTCCGGAGACGGCGACGCCGATCGCCTGGGCGCTGATCATCGGCGGTATCTGGATGATCTTTGCCGAATGGGCTGCGGCGCGCAAAGCTCCCCATAAAGAGATCACCTGGCTCGTCGCCATTCTGGTCGGTATCGCCCAGATCGTTGCCGGCATCTTCCCGGGAACGTCGCGCTCCGGCGCCACGATCTTCGTCGCCATGCTCGCCGGCACCGGCAACCGCGCAGCGGCGACGGAATTCGCCTTTCTCGTCGGCATTCCCACGATGTACGCCGCCAGCGGCTATGAACTGCTGAAGACGTTCAAGGACGGCGGAGCGGCAAATGAAGACTGGACGGCACTCGGCATCGCCTTCGTCGTGTCCACGATCGTCGCCTTCATCGCCGTCAAATGGTTGCTCGCCTATATCAGAAGCAACCGGTTCACGCTGTTTGCCGTCTACCGCATCATTCTCGGCGCCCTGCTGCTCGGCATGGCCGCAACCGGCTTGATCGCCTGA
- a CDS encoding complex I NDUFA9 subunit family protein: protein MTLANLPPLVTVFGGSGFVGRHVVRALAKRGYNIRVAVRRPDLAGFLQPLGNVGQISFVQANLRYRSSIDRAVDGASHVVNCVGILHETGRNTFDAVQEFGARAVAEAARNAGATLTHISAIGADAKSASDYGRTKGRAEAAIHSIKSDAVIFRPSIVFGPEDSFFNKFADMARMSPILPLVGGGKTKFQPVYVEDVAEAVARAVDGKVAGGKVYELGGPEVLSFRECLEAMLKVTSRKNPLVSLPFGVASMIGSIASLIPFITPPITPDQVRLLKHDNIVSAAAEAEGRTLKGLGITPTMAASVLGSYLVHYRPHGQYTGTGKAA, encoded by the coding sequence ATGACCCTTGCCAACCTGCCGCCGCTCGTCACCGTGTTCGGAGGGTCCGGCTTCGTCGGCAGGCACGTGGTTCGGGCGCTGGCCAAACGCGGCTATAACATCCGCGTCGCGGTGCGCCGTCCCGATCTCGCCGGCTTCCTGCAGCCGCTCGGGAATGTCGGCCAGATCTCCTTCGTGCAGGCAAACCTGCGCTATCGCAGCTCGATCGACCGCGCCGTCGACGGTGCAAGCCATGTCGTCAACTGCGTCGGCATTCTGCACGAGACCGGCCGCAACACCTTCGACGCCGTGCAGGAATTCGGCGCCCGCGCGGTCGCAGAAGCGGCGCGCAACGCCGGCGCGACCCTCACCCATATTTCAGCGATCGGCGCCGACGCCAAATCCGCTTCGGATTACGGCCGCACCAAGGGCCGCGCCGAAGCCGCCATCCACTCCATCAAGTCCGATGCGGTGATCTTCCGTCCCTCGATCGTCTTCGGGCCGGAGGACAGTTTCTTCAACAAGTTTGCCGACATGGCCCGCATGTCGCCGATCCTGCCGCTGGTCGGCGGCGGCAAGACGAAATTCCAGCCCGTCTATGTCGAGGATGTCGCCGAGGCCGTCGCCCGCGCCGTCGACGGCAAGGTCGCCGGCGGCAAGGTCTACGAGCTTGGCGGCCCCGAGGTGCTGAGCTTCCGCGAATGTCTCGAGGCGATGCTGAAGGTGACCAGCCGCAAGAACCCGCTGGTTTCCCTGCCCTTCGGCGTCGCTTCGATGATCGGCAGCATCGCCTCGTTGATCCCCTTCATCACGCCGCCGATCACGCCTGACCAGGTGCGGCTGCTGAAGCACGACAACATTGTCTCCGCGGCAGCCGAAGCGGAAGGCCGCACGCTGAAGGGCCTCGGCATTACGCCCACCATGGCCGCATCGGTACTCGGCTCCTATCTCGTGCACTATCGCCCGCACGGCCAGTATACGGGCACCGGCAAGGCCGCCTGA
- a CDS encoding DUF1330 domain-containing protein, which yields MAKGYWIARVDVRDAERYKDYVAAAKPAFEKYGANFLARGGAFTELEGKARARNVVIEFPSMQHAVDCYNSPEYQIAAKIRQEAADAEMVVVDGI from the coding sequence ATGGCCAAGGGATACTGGATCGCCCGCGTCGACGTTCGCGATGCCGAGCGCTACAAGGATTACGTGGCGGCGGCCAAGCCCGCCTTCGAAAAATACGGCGCGAATTTCCTCGCACGCGGCGGCGCTTTCACCGAACTGGAAGGCAAGGCGCGCGCCCGTAACGTCGTGATCGAATTCCCCTCGATGCAGCATGCGGTCGACTGCTACAATTCGCCGGAATACCAGATCGCCGCGAAAATCCGCCAGGAAGCGGCTGATGCGGAAATGGTCGTCGTCGACGGTATCTAA
- the pyrF gene encoding orotidine-5'-phosphate decarboxylase, producing MDARERLIVGLDVPTVGEAEKLVSTLGDDVLFYKIGYQLVFAGGLEFARDLAASGKKIFLDMKLLDIDNTVASGVENIAKMGMSMLTLHAYPKAMRAAVEAAAGSGLCLLGVTVLTSMDADDLADAGYSQDPHSLVLRRAGQARDAGMGGIVCSAAEAAEVREIVGPDMAIVTPGIRPTGSDHGDQKRVMTPFQALKAGATHLVIARPIVRAPDPREAARAVLDEMVGALWPANR from the coding sequence ATGGACGCACGCGAGCGGTTGATCGTCGGCCTGGATGTTCCAACGGTCGGCGAGGCGGAAAAACTGGTTTCGACGCTCGGCGACGACGTTCTCTTCTACAAGATCGGCTATCAGCTGGTTTTCGCCGGCGGGCTGGAATTCGCCCGCGACCTTGCCGCAAGCGGCAAGAAGATCTTTCTCGACATGAAGCTGCTCGACATCGACAACACGGTGGCGTCAGGCGTGGAAAACATCGCCAAGATGGGCATGTCGATGCTGACGCTGCACGCCTATCCCAAGGCGATGAGGGCGGCGGTCGAGGCCGCGGCCGGCTCCGGCCTCTGCCTGCTCGGCGTCACGGTGCTGACCTCGATGGATGCCGACGACCTTGCCGATGCCGGCTACAGCCAGGATCCGCACAGCCTGGTGCTCAGGCGCGCCGGCCAGGCGCGCGACGCCGGCATGGGCGGTATCGTCTGTTCGGCGGCGGAAGCGGCCGAGGTGCGCGAAATCGTCGGGCCCGACATGGCGATCGTCACCCCCGGCATTCGCCCGACCGGCAGCGACCATGGCGACCAGAAGCGGGTGATGACGCCTTTCCAAGCGCTGAAGGCGGGGGCGACGCATCTCGTCATTGCCCGGCCGATCGTCAGAGCACCCGATCCGAGAGAGGCCGCCCGCGCGGTGCTCGACGAAATGGTGGGCGCGCTCTGGCCGGCCAACCGCTGA
- a CDS encoding histidine phosphatase family protein: protein MFGLYITHPQVKIDPQVPVPKWGLSEIGAERARKAASNHWAKRLARIISSDETKAIETAEILAEAAGVKIEIAHGTHENDRSATGFLPPDKFEEAANWFFAHPQESFRGWERAADAQARIVSAVETILSAHDATAPIAFVGHGGVGTLLKCHLAGRPISRDRDQPGGGGNLYAFGLADRRLSCDWTPIEDWRG from the coding sequence ATGTTCGGACTTTATATCACCCACCCGCAGGTCAAGATCGACCCGCAGGTTCCCGTTCCCAAGTGGGGTCTTTCCGAAATCGGCGCCGAGCGTGCCCGCAAGGCTGCGTCGAACCATTGGGCGAAACGGCTGGCCCGCATCATCTCCAGCGACGAGACGAAAGCGATCGAAACGGCGGAAATCCTGGCCGAAGCTGCCGGCGTGAAAATCGAGATTGCGCACGGCACGCATGAGAACGATCGCTCCGCCACCGGCTTCCTGCCGCCGGACAAGTTCGAGGAGGCAGCCAACTGGTTCTTCGCTCACCCGCAGGAGAGCTTCAGGGGCTGGGAGCGGGCCGCCGATGCGCAGGCCCGCATCGTTTCTGCCGTCGAGACCATCCTCTCCGCCCATGATGCGACGGCACCGATCGCCTTTGTCGGCCATGGCGGCGTCGGCACGCTGCTCAAATGTCATCTGGCCGGCAGGCCGATTTCCCGCGACCGCGACCAGCCGGGCGGCGGCGGCAATCTCTATGCTTTCGGCCTTGCGGATCGCCGCTTATCATGCGACTGGACGCCCATCGAAGACTGGCGGGGGTGA
- the pmtA gene encoding phospholipid N-methyltransferase PmtA: MRLRVKVKEHLGKKFDEEIRFFRGMMQGPKTVGSIVPTSSITAKRMASVIDINSGLPVLELGPGTGAITKAILGRGVRPDNLVAIEYSTDFHQHLLRAYPGVHFINGDAFDLKTTLGAYGDRTFDCVISCIPLLNFPMAMRVSLLESLLDRLPAGRPVVQISYGAISPIAANADRYSIHHFDFVVRNIPPAQLWVYRRG, translated from the coding sequence ATGCGCTTAAGGGTCAAGGTGAAGGAACACCTCGGGAAAAAATTCGATGAGGAAATCCGTTTCTTCCGAGGCATGATGCAGGGGCCGAAGACGGTGGGCTCGATCGTGCCGACCTCCTCGATCACAGCCAAGCGCATGGCAAGCGTCATCGACATCAATTCCGGGCTGCCGGTGCTCGAACTCGGGCCGGGCACGGGCGCCATCACCAAGGCCATTCTCGGCCGCGGCGTGCGGCCGGACAATCTCGTCGCGATCGAATATTCGACGGATTTCCACCAGCATCTGCTGCGGGCCTATCCCGGCGTGCACTTCATCAACGGCGACGCCTTCGATCTCAAGACCACGCTCGGCGCCTACGGCGACCGGACGTTCGATTGCGTCATCTCCTGCATTCCGCTCTTGAACTTCCCGATGGCGATGCGCGTCTCGCTGCTCGAAAGCCTGCTCGACCGCCTGCCGGCCGGACGGCCGGTGGTGCAGATTTCCTACGGCGCGATCTCGCCGATCGCCGCCAACGCCGATCGCTACAGCATTCATCATTTTGACTTCGTCGTGCGCAATATTCCTCCCGCCCAACTCTGGGTCTATCGGCGAGGATAA
- a CDS encoding DUF72 domain-containing protein, giving the protein MNKAGTVRIGISGWTYAPWRGQFYPEDLPQKQELSYAARYFPSIEINGTFYSLQRPESFGRWRDETPDDFVFAVKGPRFITHMLRLRDIETALANFLASGLLRLGPKLGPILWQFPPNMAFDADLFENFLALLPQDRDAATALAKRHDGHVKGRAWLRSDGDQPIRHAFEIRHDSFRSPAFIEMLRRHKVALVCADTVEWPLLMDITADFIYCRLHGSEQLYVSGYEDEALDLWAGRIRSWATGAEPENAPRVLAPLKTSSEGRDVYLYFDNTDKKLRAPVDAGHLSERLADLMPRCHRKAA; this is encoded by the coding sequence ATGAACAAGGCTGGAACGGTACGCATCGGCATATCCGGCTGGACCTATGCGCCCTGGCGTGGCCAATTCTATCCGGAGGACCTGCCGCAGAAGCAGGAGCTTTCCTACGCCGCCCGGTATTTCCCGTCGATCGAGATCAACGGCACCTTCTACAGCCTGCAGCGACCCGAAAGCTTCGGCCGCTGGCGCGACGAAACGCCCGACGATTTCGTCTTTGCGGTCAAGGGGCCGCGCTTCATCACCCATATGCTGCGGCTGCGCGATATCGAGACGGCGCTTGCCAATTTCCTCGCCTCCGGCCTGTTGCGGCTCGGCCCCAAGCTCGGGCCGATCCTCTGGCAATTCCCGCCAAACATGGCTTTCGATGCCGATCTTTTCGAAAATTTCCTGGCGCTGCTGCCGCAGGACCGCGATGCGGCGACAGCACTCGCCAAGAGGCATGACGGCCATGTCAAGGGACGCGCCTGGCTTCGAAGCGATGGCGACCAGCCGATCCGGCATGCATTCGAAATCCGCCACGACAGCTTCCGGTCTCCCGCCTTCATCGAGATGCTTCGGCGCCACAAGGTCGCCCTCGTCTGCGCCGATACGGTGGAATGGCCGCTGCTGATGGATATCACCGCCGATTTCATCTATTGCCGCCTGCATGGCTCCGAACAGCTCTATGTCAGCGGCTATGAGGATGAGGCCCTCGATCTCTGGGCGGGCCGGATCCGTTCCTGGGCAACCGGCGCAGAGCCGGAGAATGCGCCACGGGTGCTGGCGCCGCTCAAGACATCCAGCGAGGGCCGCGACGTCTATCTCTATTTCGACAATACCGACAAGAAACTGCGCGCCCCTGTCGATGCCGGTCACTTGAGCGAAAGGCTTGCCGATCTCATGCCTCGCTGCCACCGGAAAGCCGCATGA
- the dnaN gene encoding DNA polymerase III subunit beta, with protein sequence MRITIERSNLLKSLNHVHRVVERRNTIPILSNVLLKADGQNLDMKATDLDLEITEATPASVEQAGATTVPAHLLYDIVRKLSDGSEVLLATSTDGSSMTVQSGRSKFSLQCLPESDFPDLTAGTFTHSFKLKATDLKMLIDRTQFAISTEETRYYLNGIFFHTIESKGDLKLRAVATDGHRLARADVDAPSGSEGMPGIIIPRKTVGELQKLVDNPEAVVTVEVSDAKIRMTIGSIVMTSKLIDGTFPDYQRVIPTGNDKEMRVDCTSFAQAVDRVSTISSERGRAVKLALSEGQLMLTVNNPDSGSATEEVAVGYDTDAMEIGFNAKYLLDITAQLSGEEAIFLLADAGSPTLIRDTAGDDALYVLMPMRV encoded by the coding sequence ATGCGTATTACTATTGAGCGGTCAAACCTGTTGAAATCGCTGAACCACGTCCACCGCGTGGTCGAACGTCGCAACACGATCCCGATCCTGTCCAACGTATTGCTGAAGGCCGATGGCCAGAACCTCGACATGAAGGCGACCGACCTCGACCTCGAAATCACCGAGGCGACGCCGGCAAGCGTCGAACAAGCAGGCGCCACCACCGTTCCCGCCCATCTTCTCTACGACATCGTGCGCAAACTTTCCGACGGCTCGGAAGTGCTGCTCGCCACCAGCACCGACGGCAGCTCGATGACCGTACAGTCCGGCCGCTCGAAATTCTCGCTGCAGTGCCTGCCGGAATCCGACTTCCCGGATCTGACCGCCGGCACCTTCACGCATTCGTTCAAGCTGAAGGCGACCGATCTGAAGATGCTGATCGACCGCACGCAGTTTGCGATCTCGACGGAAGAGACGCGGTATTACCTTAACGGCATCTTCTTCCACACGATCGAGAGCAAGGGCGACCTGAAGCTCAGGGCCGTCGCCACCGACGGCCACCGGCTGGCGCGCGCCGATGTCGATGCGCCGTCCGGCTCCGAAGGCATGCCCGGCATCATCATTCCGCGCAAGACCGTGGGCGAGTTGCAGAAGCTGGTCGACAACCCGGAAGCGGTGGTGACCGTCGAGGTCTCCGACGCCAAGATCCGCATGACGATCGGCTCGATCGTCATGACCTCGAAACTGATCGACGGCACCTTCCCGGATTACCAGCGCGTCATCCCCACCGGCAACGACAAGGAAATGCGCGTCGACTGCACGAGCTTCGCCCAGGCCGTCGACCGCGTCTCCACCATTTCTTCCGAGCGCGGCCGCGCCGTGAAGCTGGCGCTCTCCGAGGGACAGTTGATGCTGACCGTCAACAATCCCGATTCCGGCAGCGCCACGGAAGAAGTCGCCGTCGGCTATGATACGGATGCGATGGAAATCGGCTTCAATGCCAAATATCTGCTCGACATCACCGCGCAGCTTTCCGGCGAGGAAGCGATCTTCCTGCTGGCCGATGCCGGCTCGCCGACGCTGATCCGCGACACGGCGGGCGACGATGCGCTCTACGTGCTGATGCCGATGCGCGTCTGA
- the rsmI gene encoding 16S rRNA (cytidine(1402)-2'-O)-methyltransferase, which yields MNEETTAEAATRRSFRLHNMAVPARPLEPALYLVATPIGNLGDITLRALETLAGADVLACEDTRVTRVLLDRYGIQNRPFSYHEHNADEAGPRLLQALEAGRSVALVSDAGTPLVSDPGYRLAQQAIAAGYRVIPIPGASAPLAALVGSGLPNDAFLFAGFLPVKDKARRDRLGEFAAAPATLIFFESPHRIGATLIAAADVLGSGRQASVCRELTKTYEEFRRGTLAELAAHYEQVENVKGEIVLVVGPPEPAETDEADVEAVLADLSKTMPTAKAATEAARLTGLPRKVLYQRLLELKGADGR from the coding sequence ATGAATGAGGAAACGACAGCGGAGGCCGCCACCCGGCGAAGCTTCCGCCTGCACAATATGGCGGTGCCGGCGCGGCCGCTGGAGCCGGCGCTTTATCTCGTCGCAACCCCGATCGGCAATCTCGGCGACATCACGCTGCGCGCATTGGAAACGCTGGCCGGCGCCGATGTGCTGGCCTGCGAGGATACGCGCGTCACCCGCGTGCTGCTCGACCGCTACGGCATCCAGAACCGCCCCTTTTCCTATCACGAACACAATGCCGACGAGGCCGGCCCGCGATTGCTGCAGGCGCTGGAAGCCGGACGCTCGGTGGCTCTGGTGTCCGATGCCGGCACGCCGCTGGTGTCCGACCCCGGCTATCGGCTGGCGCAGCAGGCGATAGCGGCCGGGTACCGCGTCATCCCCATTCCGGGCGCCTCGGCGCCGCTTGCGGCCCTTGTCGGCTCCGGCCTGCCGAACGATGCCTTTCTTTTCGCCGGCTTCCTGCCGGTCAAGGACAAGGCCCGCCGCGACCGTCTCGGTGAATTTGCCGCAGCCCCGGCGACGTTGATCTTCTTTGAATCGCCGCATCGCATCGGCGCGACGCTTATCGCCGCTGCCGATGTGCTCGGAAGCGGCCGGCAAGCCTCCGTCTGCCGCGAGCTGACCAAGACCTATGAAGAGTTCCGCCGCGGCACGCTTGCGGAGCTGGCCGCGCATTACGAGCAAGTGGAAAACGTCAAGGGTGAGATCGTTCTCGTCGTCGGCCCGCCGGAGCCGGCAGAGACCGATGAGGCCGATGTCGAGGCGGTGCTGGCGGATCTCTCGAAGACCATGCCGACGGCCAAGGCCGCGACGGAAGCCGCCCGCCTCACCGGCCTGCCGCGCAAAGTACTCTACCAGCGCCTGCTGGAGTTGAAGGGCGCCGATGGGCGATAA
- a CDS encoding YraN family protein, with the protein MGDKGLTAIRRKALRRGLMSEYVAAVFLMLKGYRVLALRHRTRLGEIDIIARKGDLAVFVEVKARHGEAAAVDAVSAASQKRIRAASDLWLARQVDQARLSQRYDIVAVTPGRLPRHFPDAF; encoded by the coding sequence ATGGGCGATAAGGGTCTCACCGCCATCCGGCGGAAGGCGCTGCGCCGGGGCCTGATGTCGGAATATGTCGCGGCCGTCTTTCTGATGCTGAAAGGTTACCGTGTCCTGGCGCTGCGCCACCGCACCCGGCTCGGCGAGATCGACATTATTGCCCGCAAGGGCGATCTCGCCGTCTTCGTCGAGGTCAAGGCCCGCCATGGCGAGGCCGCAGCTGTCGACGCCGTCTCTGCCGCCTCGCAGAAACGGATAAGGGCGGCAAGCGATCTCTGGCTTGCCCGGCAAGTGGATCAGGCCCGTCTTTCCCAGCGCTACGATATCGTCGCGGTTACGCCCGGCCGGCTGCCGCGGCATTTTCCGGATGCGTTCTAG
- a CDS encoding cupin domain-containing protein, with protein MAWKMMLASAVAMAARTVPYAVAKPAGKSFVAHASDLLPMKPSPINPDWIVSGNPQARTGEHSRGHDEASLTAIWDCTAGEFRWRFGWDETVMILEGEVHITAEDGTERTLSVGDVAFFAGGTWASWRVDNYVRKVAFLRKPFPKPLAIAYRLRNMLRNSGGNQGIAA; from the coding sequence ATGGCCTGGAAGATGATGCTTGCGAGTGCGGTCGCCATGGCCGCGCGCACGGTGCCTTATGCCGTGGCGAAGCCGGCCGGGAAATCCTTCGTCGCCCATGCGAGCGACCTGTTGCCGATGAAGCCGTCGCCGATCAATCCGGACTGGATCGTCAGCGGCAACCCGCAGGCCCGCACCGGCGAACATTCGCGGGGCCATGACGAGGCCTCGCTGACGGCGATCTGGGACTGCACGGCGGGCGAATTCCGCTGGCGCTTCGGCTGGGACGAGACCGTGATGATCCTCGAAGGCGAGGTCCATATCACCGCCGAGGATGGCACCGAACGAACGCTCAGCGTCGGCGACGTCGCCTTTTTCGCCGGCGGGACCTGGGCAAGCTGGCGGGTCGACAATTACGTCCGCAAGGTCGCCTTTCTGCGCAAGCCCTTCCCGAAACCGCTGGCGATCGCTTATCGCCTCCGCAACATGCTGCGCAACAGCGGCGGCAACCAGGGCATTGCCGCCTAA